A portion of the Oncorhynchus masou masou isolate Uvic2021 chromosome 11, UVic_Omas_1.1, whole genome shotgun sequence genome contains these proteins:
- the LOC135548334 gene encoding coronin-1C-A-like isoform X2: MFRRVVRASKFRHVFGQALKNDQCYDDIRVSRVTWDSSFCAVNPKFVAIIIEASGGGAFLVLPLLKTGRIDKAYPTVCGHTGPVLDIDWCPHNDHVIASGSEDCTVMVWQIPENGLVTPLAEPVVVLEGHSKRVGIVTWHPTARNVLMSAGCDNLIIIWNVGTGEAMIQLEDMHPDVIFSACWSRNGAFICTACKDKNIRVIDPRKEKIVAEKDKAHDGARPMRAIFLADGNIFTTGFSRMSERQLALWNPKSMEEPISVHELDTSNGVLLPFYDADTNIVYLCGKGDSSIRYFEITDEAPFVHYLNTFSSKEPQRGMGYMPKRGLDVNKCEIARFYKLHERKCEPIIMTVPRKSDLFQDDLYPDTAGPDCAMEAEDWFDGKNGEPILISLKNGYVPGKNRDLKVVKKSNVLEGKPAKKAANTSPAKSKASPHPSIQNEGKLEELLREVKSLRDLVTLQDRRIAKLEEQMSKVAI; the protein is encoded by the exons ATGTTCAGGCGAGTGGTGCGAGCGAGTAAGTTCCGTCATGTCTTTGGCCAGGCGCTGAAGAACGACCAGTGCTACGATGACATCCGCGTCTCCCGGGTCACATGGGACAGCTCCTTCTGTGCCGTCAACCCAAAATTCGTCGCCATCATCATCGAGGCCAGTGGGGGCGGAGCCTTCCTTGTCCTCCCTCTGCTAAAG actGGTCGCATAGACAAGGCCTACCCAACAGTATGTGGTCATACGGGTCCTGTCCTGGACATCGACTGGTGCCCTCACAATGACCATGTCATCGCCAGCGGCTCAGAGGACTGCACAGTCATG GTGTGGCAGATCCCAGAGAATGGGCTGGTCACCCCGTTGGCTGAGCCTgtggtggtgttggagggacACTCGAAGAGGGTGGGCATCGTCACTTGGCACCCCACGGCCCGGAACGTCCTCATGAGTGCAG GCTGTGACAACCTGATCATCATCTGGAACGTGGGGACGGGCGAGGCCATGATCCAGCTGGAGGACATGCACCCTGACGTCATCTTCAGCGCCTGCTGGAGCCGCAATGGAGCCTTCATCTGCACCGCCTGCAAGGACAAGAATATCCGTGTTATTGACCCCCGCAAGGAGAAGATTGTGGCT GAGAAGGACAAGGCCCACGATGGAGCACGGCCCATGAGAGCCATCTTCCTGGCTGACGGAAACATCTTCACCACCGGCTTCAGCCGCATGAGCGAGCGGCAGCttgccctctggaaccct AAAAGCATGGAGGAGCCAATATCAGTCCATGAGCTGGACACCAGTAATGGAGTGTTGCTGCCCTTCTATGATGCAGACACCAATATAGTGTACCTGTGTGGGAAG GGTGACAGTAGCATCCGGTACTTTGAGATAACAGACGAGGCTCCATTCGTGCACTACCTCAACACCTTCTCCAGCAAGGAGCCCCAGCGAGGTATGGGCTACATGCCCAAACGAGGACTGGACGTCAACAAGTGCGAGATTGCCAG GTTTTATAAACTACATGAGAGAAAATGTGAGCCAATCATTATGACAGTCCCCCGAAAG TCGGACCTGTTCCAGGATGACCTGTACCCGGACACAGCAGGACCAGACTGTGCCATGGAGGCGGAGGACTGGTTTGATGGGAAGAACGGCGAGCCCATCCTGATCTCCCTGAAAAACGGCTATGTCCCCGGCAAGAACCGCGACCTCAAGGTGGTCAAGAAATCTAATGTCTTGGAGGGCAAGCCAGCCAAGAAAGCAGCAAACACCTCGCCTGCCAAGAGCAAGGCCTCTCCACATCCATCTATA CAAAATGAAGGGAAACTGGAGGAGCTGCTGCGAGAGGTCAAGTCGCTCAGGGACCTCGTCACCCTACAGGACCGCCGAATTGCCAAACTGGAGGAGCAGATGTCCAAGGTTGCCATCTAA